Part of the Desulfobacterales bacterium genome, AGGTGGAAGCGGTATTTCAAAAACATATGACCAATCGGGAAATCGCCGGCACCCTCGCCAGATTAAAATCCAGCGGCGCTTCGGTCCATTATTATGCCGTCGATATCCGGTACCGGGAAAAACTGCTGAAGCTGTTTGATGACATTCGTTCTTCCTGGGGCCCGATCCAGGCGGTTGTACACGGGGCCGGTGTTCTGGAGGACCGTTTGATCATTGATAAAACCCGCCGGCAGTTCAGCAAGGTATTCAGCACCAAGGTACAGGGGCTGCAGAACATTCTTGAAGCCGTCAAGGGAGAACCGCTGAAATACCTGGTTCTGTTTTCTTCGGTTGCCGCCCGGATGGGAAATAAGGGACAAGCCGACTATGCCATGGCCAACGAAGCCCTGAATAAAATTGCCCGGCAGCAATCCAAGGCCTGCCCGGACTGCCGGGTTGTCTCCATCAACTGGGGACCCTGGGACGGCGGCATGGTTTCAGCGTCGCTGAAGCGTGAGTTCAAGCGTAAAAACATCCGGTTGATCCCGCCTGAATCCGGCGTTCAATGCCTGCTTCATGAAATGGCTGCTGGAGCGGATTCTGCGGTCGAGGTGGTAATCGGCGCGGAACTGAACCCGCCGGCGCATTTGCACCAACCCGCAGATGCCGACATCCAATCGAAAATTCCCTATTTAACACCTCTGTCTGAAGGTTTGGCGTTGACCCTGAAACGTGAAGTCGACGTGGAGAACCTGCCGATTCTGACGTCCCATGTTCTGGACGGCAAACCCGTGGTTCCATTTGCCCTCATGGCGGAATGGTTCGGCCAGGGGGCGCTTCATGAAAATCCGGGACTGTCGCTGCTGGGGATCGATGACATGCGACTGATGAAGGGCATTCGGCTGGACCAGCAAAAACGGCTGATCCGCCTGTTTGCCGGTAAAGCCCGCAAAGACAATTCGGTTTATGAGGTTGATGTGGAGCTTCGGGACGGGGTTAAGGATGGCGTCGATGTGATCCACTCCAGGGCAACGGCGGTCCTGGCGGAGTCTTTTTCCGCACCGCCCTTGTACACGGTTCCCGCTCCACTGTCGGCCAAAAATTATGTCAGAACCCGGGAAGAAGTTTATGAAAAAATTCTTTTCCACGGGGATGATCTGCATGGCATCAGGGAAATCGTAAGCTGCGCATCCCAGGGGATGCTGGCCCGGATTTCAACAGCCCCGCCGCCGGAGAAATGGATGAAGGAACCGTTCCGCAGCCGCTGGATCGCGGACCCGCTGGTTATGGACTGCGCTTTTCAGATGGCGATTGTCTGGTGCTTTGAGGAAAAGGGATTTGCTTCCCTTCCCAGTTATTACGCCCGCTATCGCCAGTACCGCAAATCCTTTCCCGTGGAAGATGTTACGGCCGTTCTTGAAGTGTCCGAGGCGTCGACGCACAAAATGAAAGGCAACTTTACGTTTCTGGATGCGGAAGGGGTGGTGATTGCGCAACTGCACGGCTATGAAGCCGTGATGGATGGTTCGCTGTTCAAGACGTTTAAGCCGCAGCTGGCGGCCAATGCCTGACTTTAGGCATATAGGCTGAAGACTGAAGGCAAATGAGGGATCAGGGGCCAGGGATCAGGTCTGTTGGTCACCGATCCCCGACCCCTGATCCCTCATTTCGGCTATCCTTATGAGAAAATCCTGTATTTGGAAAATGCTGTCGATAACGAAGCTCCCTCCAGGATACCGGCCCTACATAGATATTGCAAAATCCGTCCGATTCATATAAGTCTAAAAAAACTCAGATCACACCTCGTTTTGAACCCCCCGGAGGATGATGTTTTGAATGATAAAATCGCTCAGATCGCCCGAAGGATTTTAGCCGCCGGCCGCAATATTGTATTTACCGGCGCCGGCATATCCACCGAGAGCGGCATTTCCGATTACCGCAGCAAGGGGGGTATCTGGGATAAATTCCGGCCGGTTTATTTTGATGAATTCATGTCCTCCAAAGCGTCCCGGATCGAATACTGGCGGCGCAATTACGAGCTTTATCCCGATCTCGTCCGGGCCAGACCCAACCCCGGCCATGATGCCATTTTCAGGCTTTTTCAGATGGGCTTGGTTAGAACCGTGATTACCCAAAACATTGACGGACTCCACCAGGAATCAGGCTTGCCGAACGACGCGGTCATCGAACTGCACGGCAATGCCCGTCGGGTCCGCTGTATGCACTGCGGAAAATTGTCCTCACTTGAAGCGGCCCAGGCGCGGGTTGCAGCCGGCGATACGGCGCCGGAATGCGAATGCAGCGGATATTTGAAACCGGATACGATTTCTTTTGGCCAGGCCATGCCCATCGAGGCTGTCCAAAAAGCCGCCAGCTTGTCCCGGAATTGTGATTTTTTCATGGTGGTGGGATCGACCCTGCTGGTGCAGCCGGCGGCCCTGATGCCGCAATATGCCAAAGACAGCAATGCATTTCTGGCCATTGTCAATCTGTCGGAGACCCCCTATGATGCAGTCTGCGACGTTCTGATTAAAGCGAAAGCCGGTGCAGTCCTCACCGAAGTTGTAAATTCGATCAAAAAGCTGCAGGCGGGTAATGAACCCTAACGTTGGGGTAAATATAAAGCGGACAACCGCACAGGAGCTGAATGCACATGAAGGAGATCAGCGGTACCAGTAACCGGGTCCTGGATATAGACCTTACCGGCAAAACGGCAAACACGTTCCTGATCACCGAAACCGATCGCAGGATGTTTCTGGGCGGAAAGGGGCTGGGATTAAAATACCTTTATGAACGGCTCGAGCCGGGAATTGATCCCCTGGGCGAAGAAAACATCCTGGCGTTTATGATGGGCGTTCTGATGGGTACCGGCGCCCCTTGCAGCGGAAGATTCGCAGCCCTGACAAAATCCCCCCTGACCGGCATTCTGCTGTCTTCATCCTGCGGCGGGCCCTTCGGCATGGCCCTGAAGACTGCCGGCTATGACGGACTGTTAATCTCCGGAAAATCGGGTGAACCGGTTTATATCCATATTGATTCGGATGGGGCTGAATTCAGAGATGCATCCGCTTTGTGGGGCAAAGACACCCAGGAAGTCCAAAACGACTTCCATTTAACAAAGCATGACGGCGCCCTTGCCATCGGTCCGGCCGGCGAAAACCGGGTTCTGTTTGCGAACATTGCCACCGGACACCGCTTTCTGGGACGCGGCGGCATGGGAGCGGTAATGGGATCAAAGAATATTAAAGCCGTCGTTGCCCGGGGCAACAGCTTTAAAATCGTTCCCAAGGATCCTGAAACATTCAGGCGCGTATCCCAAAAAGCCACCCGCTTTATCAACGCCAACTCCTTTACGGGTGATTCGTATCGCAAATACGGCACCAGCGCCAATGTCAACTACAGCAACAAGGGCGGAATCCTGCCCATCGACAATTTCAGGCGCGGGCGGAGCGATCTGGCCGGTGAGGTGACCGGGGAGCGCATGCGGCAAAAATACAACACCCGGCCCAGCACCTGCAAGCCCTGCACGATTCTGTGCGGCCACAAGGGGACCTATGCCGACGGCAGCGTCCATCAGATTCCGGAATATGAAACCGTCGGCCTAATGGGAACCAACCTGGGAATTTATGACACGGACCGCATTACGGAATGGAACGATATCTGCGGCCGGATGGGAATGGATACCATATCCGCCGGCGGGACCCTGGCCTATGTGATGGAGGCCGGCGAAAAAGGGCTGCTGCCGACGGAGCTGAAATTCGGATCGCCGGAAGGGATCGGGCCGATGCTGGAAGATATCGCCCATCGGCGGGGCCTGGGGAATGAGCTGGCCAACGGATCCCGCTGGTTGGCCCGGAAATACGGCGGCGAGGAATTTGCCATCCAGGTAAAGGGGCTGGAAATGGCGGCCTATGACCCGCGGGGGTCATGGGGCCAGGGTCTGGCCTATGCCGTGGCCAACCGGGGCGGCTGCCACCTGTCGGCCACCATTTTTCCGCTGGAGGTGGTTTTCGGTTTTCTGAATCCCTTCACCACCCGCGCCAAGGCCCGCTTTGTGATATTTTTTGAAAGCCTTTACGCTGCGGTCAATTCTTTGCACACCTGCCTGTTTACCGCATTCGCCTATGTGCTGGAGCCGCCCCTGGTAAAATTTACACCCAAACCGCTGCTGGGGTTTTTAATGCAGTATCTGCCCATTGTGGCGATCAAACTGATGGATTTCAGGATTTTCAGCAAACTGTATGCCGCTGTGACGGGTATCAGCCTGTCCCAATGGGAGCTGCTGAAAATCGGCGATCGAATTCATGTGCTGGAGCGGTGGATGAACACCCGGGAGGGGATCTCGCGCAAAGACGATACCCTGCCGCTGAGGTTTCTCAGGGAAGGCAGGGACTGCGACCCGGCCGGCCGAACGGTTCCCATCGAAAAAATGGTCAGCACCTATTACCGGCTCAGGGGGTACGATGACAACGGCATTCCCACGCCGGATAAATTAAAAAAGCTGGGAATTTCATCCCTCCCGTCCCGTTCGGGCCCAGAAGGCGACGCCGCGTCTAAAAGGCCGTCATTGCGGCGCAAGTGGATAAAAAATGGCATCGTCAAACTGGTTCTCTTTATCCTGGGCCGGGCACTGCAGTCGGCATCAAAACGTGACGATTCCATTAAAGCGGAAATCGCAAAATGGCCGGACGGCTTTTCAGCCATGTTCAAAGTGCTGCCGCGGGGACCGCAGATGTCGTTCATGAAAACAAAAGAAGGACATCTGGCGTACAAGGGAACAACCTTGAACGAAGATGCGGTGGATATGATTATTTTCTTTAAGAACCTGGAATGCGCTTTTCTGGTCTTTACCGCCCGGATGGGAACGGTCCAGGCGTTTGTGGAACATCGTATGAGCCTGAAGGGAGACATCGCCAAGGCCATGGCCCTGACGCGCTGTCTGAATATCGTACAGACGTATCTCTATCCGGCCCTGATCGCCAAAACGCTGATCAAGCGGGTTCCCAGAATCCCGCTAATGCAAAAACTGTGGTACCGATTTTTTATCTATGTGGTTGGGATACCGTTTGGAATTTAAACATCAAGGGAGGTGTACATGATGCCGTCCTATTACGAATTTTACAGTCCGGTTAAAATTGTTTCCGGCCTGAAAGCACTGGAGAATTTGCCCTATGAACTGGAACACCTGGGAGCGGTACGTCCCCTGATCGTATCGGATAGAGGTGTCTCACAAGCCGGTCTGACTAAATTTGTCTTTGATGCGTTCAGTGAATCGGCGGTTTCCATCGGCGCCGTATTTGACGAGGTGCCGCCGGATTCCTCGCTGAAGGTGGTTACGGAAGCTGCAGCGGCTTTTCGCGCCAACAGGTGTGATTCAATCGTGGCAGTAGGCGGTGGCTCGGTCATCGATACGGCCAAGGGGGCCAATATTGTCATTACGGAACAATCAGATGATCTTGCCAAATTTGCCGGCGCTGAACTCTTGAAAAAGCCGATGAAACCGCTGGTGGTGGTGCCGACAACTGCCGGAACCGGATCGGAAGCAACGCTGGTGACCGTAATAAAGGATGCCGCCAGAAACGTAAAAATGGCATTCACTTCCTATCATCTGATGCCCAATGTGGCGATTCTGGATCCGCGCATGACCC contains:
- a CDS encoding sigma factor regulator FecR; this encodes MNDKIAQIARRILAAGRNIVFTGAGISTESGISDYRSKGGIWDKFRPVYFDEFMSSKASRIEYWRRNYELYPDLVRARPNPGHDAIFRLFQMGLVRTVITQNIDGLHQESGLPNDAVIELHGNARRVRCMHCGKLSSLEAAQARVAAGDTAPECECSGYLKPDTISFGQAMPIEAVQKAASLSRNCDFFMVVGSTLLVQPAALMPQYAKDSNAFLAIVNLSETPYDAVCDVLIKAKAGAVLTEVVNSIKKLQAGNEP
- a CDS encoding aldehyde ferredoxin oxidoreductase family protein — protein: MKEISGTSNRVLDIDLTGKTANTFLITETDRRMFLGGKGLGLKYLYERLEPGIDPLGEENILAFMMGVLMGTGAPCSGRFAALTKSPLTGILLSSSCGGPFGMALKTAGYDGLLISGKSGEPVYIHIDSDGAEFRDASALWGKDTQEVQNDFHLTKHDGALAIGPAGENRVLFANIATGHRFLGRGGMGAVMGSKNIKAVVARGNSFKIVPKDPETFRRVSQKATRFINANSFTGDSYRKYGTSANVNYSNKGGILPIDNFRRGRSDLAGEVTGERMRQKYNTRPSTCKPCTILCGHKGTYADGSVHQIPEYETVGLMGTNLGIYDTDRITEWNDICGRMGMDTISAGGTLAYVMEAGEKGLLPTELKFGSPEGIGPMLEDIAHRRGLGNELANGSRWLARKYGGEEFAIQVKGLEMAAYDPRGSWGQGLAYAVANRGGCHLSATIFPLEVVFGFLNPFTTRAKARFVIFFESLYAAVNSLHTCLFTAFAYVLEPPLVKFTPKPLLGFLMQYLPIVAIKLMDFRIFSKLYAAVTGISLSQWELLKIGDRIHVLERWMNTREGISRKDDTLPLRFLREGRDCDPAGRTVPIEKMVSTYYRLRGYDDNGIPTPDKLKKLGISSLPSRSGPEGDAASKRPSLRRKWIKNGIVKLVLFILGRALQSASKRDDSIKAEIAKWPDGFSAMFKVLPRGPQMSFMKTKEGHLAYKGTTLNEDAVDMIIFFKNLECAFLVFTARMGTVQAFVEHRMSLKGDIAKAMALTRCLNIVQTYLYPALIAKTLIKRVPRIPLMQKLWYRFFIYVVGIPFGI